The window GCCCGCTCAGCCCTGCCGCCTCCGACGGGTCACAGCGCGGTGTACAGCGCCTCGACGAGCGCCATCTTGCGCGGGTCGTCGGCGATGTGCGGGCCCATGCGGTTCATGACATAGCCGAGGGAGACGCCGGCCTCCGGGTCGGCGAGGCCGCAGGAGCCGCCGTAGCCGTCGTGGCCGAAAGCCCTCGGGTTCGGCCCGTACGAGCCGTGCGGGCCGCTCAGCCACAGCCCGAGCCCGATCTCCGTGTCCCGGCCGAACCCGGCCCCGAGCACCAGGTCACGGCAGGCGCCCTGCCCTTCCCGGACCCGCTCGGCCGCTTCCGGCGACAGCACCTGTCGGCCGCCCCAGGTGCCGCGCAGCGCGAGGACCCCGTAGAGCGCGGCGACCGCCCGGGCGGAGCCGTGGCCATTGGCGGCCGGGATCTCGGCGGCCCGCCACGCATGGGTGTTGGCCTCGGTGGCGCCGACCAGCGGGTTGGCGAGGGCGGCCAGCGCCGTGGGGGTCAACTGGGCGAAGACGGCGGCCTGTTCACTGCTCGACGCGGCCGGCGGATGCACCAGCTCGGCCGCCCGCGCCGCCTGCGTCTGCGGCAGCCCGATCGTGAAGTCGATGCCGAGCGGCCCGGTGACCTCCCGCGCCAGGAACGCGCCGGGCCGCAGCCCCGACACCCGCCGGATCACCTCGCCGACGAGGAAGCCGAACGTCATCGCGTGGTACCCGGACCGCGTGCCGGGCTCCCACCAGGGCTCCTGGGCCGCGAGCCGCTTGACCGTCAGCTCCCAGTCGCAGAGCTGCTCGAACGTGAGCGGCTCACGCGGCCCGGCGAGCCCCGAGCGGTGGGACAGCAGATGCCGGACGAGCACGCCCTCCTTGCCGGCCGCAGCGAACTCCGGCCAGTACACGGCCACCGGGGCGTCCAGGTCGAGCAGGCCCCGGTCGGCGAGGATGTGCGCGCACAACGCGGTCGCGCCCTTGGTCGTCGACCACACGTTGACGACGGTGTCCCGCTCCCAGGGGCGGCCGCGCGCCGCGTCGGCCCAGCCTCCCCAGAGGTCCACGACGGTCTCCCCGTCCAGCGTCACCGTGACCGCCGCCCCCAGCTCGTCACGCTCGCCGAAGTTCTCCTCGAACGCGTCGCGCACCGCCGCGAACCGTGCCTCGCAGTGACCCCGAACCTGAGACTCGGACATGAACCCCTCCATCGCCGGCCGTCGTGCGCCGGGACGAGGGCCGCCCGGCCTCCCCGAACATACCGACTGGTCGGACAACAGGGAAGCCGTGCGGCCGAGTCGCTCCTACCGGTGGGGATCCCCGGACAGGAACAGGGGCCGGGCGGGCTCCGTGCGGTCCGGGACCAGGTGCCAGTAGTCCCGGGTCTCCACGGCGAGGCCGGCCGCGTCGAACCGTACGAAGACGCAGCCCGCGAGGGTCTGCGGCTCCTGGTCGACCTCGGACAGCACCCGGAACTCGGCGACGGCCACACCGTCCTGGCCGATCACCGGGTCCGAGAAGCGCACGTCGTCCACCCGCTCACCGGTGAAGGACCAGCGCAGGTACATGGCGAGTTCGTCGCGGCCCCGGTGCGGCTCCCGGAAGGGCATCGACCGGTGCACGCAGTCGGGCGCGTACAACTCCAGGATCGCCTCGACGTCGTGCGCCGCCCAGGCCCGCTGCCACACGCCCACGAACCGCCCGGCGGCCTCCGCCGTGTCCATGATGTCCCGCCTCCTCAGAGCTGCGCGGCCAGCCAGCGAAGCTTGACCGCCTCCTGGTAGGGGCCGCCGCCCTCGTGGTCGTTGAAGTCGTAGACCTCGATGCGCTTGTTCGCCTCTGCCCAGGCGTTGAAGGCGGCGAAGACCGTCGACGGCGGGCAGGTCTGGTCCTCCAGGGCCGCCGAGAACAGGGCGGCGGCCCGGCCGCGCGCGGCGAAGTGCACGCCGTCGAAGTAGGCGAGGGTGTGTCCGACCTGTTCGGTGCGGCCGCGGTGGGTCTTGAGGTACTTGCCGATCTCGCGGTACGGATCGCGGTCGGTGATCGTCGTGGAGCGCGGGAAGTCGCACAGGAACGGCACATCGGGCGCGACCGCGACCAGGTCGGGGACGAGTCCGCCGACGGCGATGGAGATGCCGCCGCCCTGGCTGGAACCGGCGACGGCCGTACGCGCCGCGTCGGTCAGCGGATGCGAGCGGGCGGCCTCCACCGCGCGTACGGCGTCGGTGTAGACCCGGCGGTAGTAGTAGTTCTCGGGAGCGTCGATGCCCCGGGTCATGAAGCCGGGGAAGGCGGGGGCACCGGCCACCGGGTCGGGGGTGTCGCCGCCACCGCCCCAGGCGCTGCCCTGGCCCCGGGTGTCCATGACGAAGTGGGCGTAGCCCGCCGAGGCCCACAGGAGGTGGGTGTGGGGCAGGCCGCGGCCACCGCCGTAGCCGATGAACTCCACGACGGTGGGCAGGGGGCCGTCGGCGCCGGTCGGGAGGGCCAGCCAGCCCTTGACCGGGTGGCCGCCGAACCCGGAGAAGGTGACGTCGTACACGTCGACCGTCTTCAGGTGGGTCTCGACCGGCTCGAAACGGGCGTCGAGGTCGTGCTCGCGGGCCTCCTGGAGGGTCTTCGCCCAGAAGGCGTCGAAGTCCTCGGGCTCCGTCGAAGCGCTTCGATAACCACGGAGCTCGTCCAACGGCAGGTCGAACAGGGCCATGAAGGACCACCTTTTGAGTTCTGAGGTGCGGATGATCACACCGTACGTGGGGCGTCGCGGGCCGCCAAGGGGCTTTTTCCGGGCCCGCGACGGCCCCACGTCCCCTCACCTCGGATCCGCTCCGACCAAGGCCCGGACCTCGAAGTCCTCGTACGCGCTCTCCTTCTGCCGGAGGCCGCGGGCAGTGAATCCGCGCCAGAACAGGCCGTGGAGGAGGCTCGGCAGCATGGCGGACGCGGCGATCGCGAAGGGGAGGAGCGCCAGGGTGGCGGTGGTGGTGCCCCAGACGTGGAGCGCAGACCGGGAGGGAGGGAGGGAGGGAGGTGCTGCCCAGCCCGCTGCCCGCTGCCCGCTGCCCTCGGGCGCGGATGCGAGGAGTCCGTCGGCGTTCCAGTCGAAGCGGTTCAACACCAGGACGGCGGCCACACTGACACCGGCGACGAGCAGCACGGCCTTGACGGCCTGGATGAGGTGGCTCCCGGCGTGCCGCCGATCGCCGCGTAGATCGTCAGGATCGTGCCGATGGTGATCACGACCGAGTCGTACGGGCCGCTGGCGGGGCGCCCGCCGGTCCTGGGCGTCGCCGAGGGTGACCTGCCCGCGTTGCGCAGGGGTTCCGCGACGAGCTGGTTCGCGTTCTGCTGCCGGGAGGTGGGATCGCGTCCGGTGTCAGGCCCAGCGGTGTCCCCAGTCGGGGCCCGTCCTCGCCCACTCCCGCTCCCATTCGGCCAGTCGGTGCCGGGTGGCGACCCTGCGGACGAGCACGTGCCCGAGCAGGACGACTCCGACGACACCACCGGTGGCGCAGGTCCCCATGGCCAGCGCGTGCTGCCAGACGGCCGTGTCCGTCGGGGGCGGCTCGACGCTGCGGCCCGCGTCGTCCAGCCAGACGTCGGCGCGGTCGCCGCGCTCGGCGCCGGCCGGTACCCGGGCCTCACCGGTACGGGAGCCGCCGTCGGGCTCGGTCCAGCGGGCCCGCACCCAGAACGTGGGCTGCTTGTCGTCATGCGCCGAGGGCACGGAGTCCGGGGCCTTCTCGACGATCACGGCACTCACGCGGTCGAGGGCGACCCGCTCGGCCGTCGCGTGGGCTCTCGCGTCCGCGTGGGCCCACCGGCCCACCGTCAGCCCGGCGGCCGGGGCGCCGAGGGCGAGCAGCAGCACGACGCACAGCACCGTCCACGCCTCGACGACGTCCGAGCGGCGGCGCAGTGGATTGGCCCGCCAACGCCACCCGAACACCTGGCCTCGCATCTCGCCCTCCTCGCCGGTCCGGTCCTCGTGTACGAGAACCCCGGTCTGGACTGGTCCGCACTTCCGGTTTACCCGAAAGGGGGCGTGATGGCATGGTTTGCGCCAGAAATCATGGAGGCGCGGTCCGGCCGGGAGCGGCCGCAGGCAATGCGCGGCCCGAGGGGGAGGCGTACTCGTGGCGCCGCCCCGGCGGTCTGCCGTACCGCGCCGCCCAGCCCTAACCCTCGACGGAAGCTTTCCCAGCCCCCAGCCCCCAGCCCCCAGCCCCCAGCCAAGCAGCCCTCAGCCGAACCGTTCGATGCGGATGCGGTCCACGGGCTGTCCGGCCTCGACCAGGAGCCGTGCGGCGTGCTCGGCGAACGCGTTGGAGCCGCACACGTAGGCCTCCCAGCCGCCCGCCGGTCGTTCGGCCAGCAGCGGGGCCACGTGGGCCGCCGACAGCCGTCCCACCGGCATCCCCTCGGGCGCCCGGCGCGTGAACACGGCTGTGGTCTCCGCGCCGTACTCCGCCGCGTAGATCAGGTCCCCCGGCCCGCGCGCGGAGACCAGCAGCCGCAGCGGGACGTCGAGCCCGCGCGCCCGGTGGTGGCGGATCATCGACATCAGCGGCACCACACCGGAGCCCGCGCCGACCAGCAGCGCGGGCCGGTCCCCGGGCCAGGCGAAGAAGCCGCTCAGCGGGCCGCGCACCTCCACCTCGTCACCCGGCCGGGCCTCGGTGTGGAACCACCCGGAGACCTCGCCGCCCTCGACATGGTCCAGGGTCAGCTCGATGTGCCCGCTGTCGTCCGGTGGTGACGCCAGCGAGTAGTGGCGCTGCGCCGTGTAGCCGTCCCCTGCCCTCAGCCGCAGCATCAGGTGCTGTCCCGGCAGATGCCCCGCCCAGGCGGGCACCGCGAACCGGAACGTGGCCACGGACGGTGTCTCCCGTCGGATCTCCGTGAGCGTCGCCCGCTGCCAGAGCGACGCGGTCCGGGTGCTCACGGCGATCCGGCCCGGCACGGCGAAACGCGTGGGCGGTGTGAAGGCCGGGCCCGGCGGTGGGGTGACGGCCGTGTTCGTCGCTGTCTCAGTCACCGGAGTACCGCTGCTCCTCCCACGGGTTGCCCCGCGCGTGATAGCCGTTCTGCTCCCAGAAGCCGGGCTCGTCGTGGTCGAGGAGCCGCAGACCCGCGATCCACTTGGCGCTCTTCCAGAAGTACAGGTGCGGCACCAGCAGCCGCGCCGGGCCGCCGTGCTCGGCGGGCAGCGGCTTGCCGTCGTACTCCCAGGCGATCCAGGCGCGCCCGCCGGTGAGGTCGGCGAGCGGGAGGTTCGTCGTGTAGCCGCTGTGCGCGTACGCGACCGCGTGGGTGGCGGACACGTCGGGTCCGACCATGTCCAGGAACGCGTCCAGCGAGACACCTCCGAACCGCACCCCGAACTTCGACCAGCTCGTCACACAGTGGATGTCGCCCTCGTACAGCGAGGCGGGCAGCGCGTGGGCCTCGTCCCAGTCCCAGGTGCGCGGCCGCGCCACCAGGCCGTCGATCCGGAACGTCCAGTCGGCGGGCGTGAGATCGGGAGTGACCTCGGCGGACAGGACGGGCCAGTCGTCGCCGGCGTCGTACTGGCCGGGCGGCAGTCCGGGATGGTGGACGCGGGGGCGTCCGGTGAAGCCTCGGGTGACGTTCATGGGGTCCCACGTGACGACGGTGAATGCTGAGTCGTACCACCGTACGTGTCCGCGGCGCGTGCTCCGGTCCGAGGGCCGGACGGCGATCGTTGCGGCCGTATGAACTCTCCGGCGGCCCGGGAATAGGGGCTCGACGATCTTCCTTGCCGCCAAGAGGCGGGTGCCGGCGGATTCGGCCGTCGGCGGCCCCGGTCGCACCAGATCAGAGCAGTCCGAAGCAGAGCGGAGAGCGCATGTCCGAGTACGCGAGTGGCAGCAAGGGTGCGGGCATCGTGCCCCACGTCCTCGACAATCCCGCTCTCGCCTCCCTCACCGGGCCGCACGCCCACTTCGCCGAGCGGCGCGGGCGGGTGCTGCGCTATCCGCTCGACGTGTCGCCGTGGCTGGCCCTCCCCGACGACCCGGGCGCGGACGACTGGGCCGACCTCGCGGCGCTGGCCGGCCCCGGTGCGGAGGTCCCGGTCCCGGCCTACACCGGGGGCTTCCCGGCCGACTGGGAGGTGACCTTCGATCTCGAGGGCGTGCAGCTCGTCGACGACGGGATCGCCGCCGCCCCCGACGACGAGGCCGTACGCCTCGGCCCCGCCGACGTGCCCGAGATGCTCGACCTCGTCGAGCGCACCCAGCCGGGCCCCTTCCTGCCCCGTACCGTCGAGATGGGCACCTACCTGGGCATCCGGCGCGGGGGCGCGCTGGTCGCGATGGCCGGCGAGCGGCTGCACCCGCCGGGCTGGACCGAGATCAGCGCGGTCTGCACCGACCCGGCCTTCCGCGGCGCGGGTCTCGCCACCCGTCTGGTCCTCGCCGTCGCCCACGGCATCCGAGAACGCGGCGAAACGCCCTTCCTCCACACCGCCGCGACCAATACGACCGCCATCCGCCTCTACGAATCCCTCGGCTTCCGCCTGCGCCGCACCACCCGCTTCATGGCGGCCAGGGTGCCGGCGCTCGACGCGGGTGAGGAACGGGTGGGGGTGTAGCCCGCATTGGGGCTGGGGCTGGGGCTGGGGCTGGGGCTGGGGCTGGGGCTGGGGCTCAGGCCGGGGCCGACGCCGGGAGCCTCGGCGGCGGCCGGAACGCGGCGCCCCGGCCGCGACATCGGGCACGCACGTCAAGCGCCCTCGTGGGGCTCGGCGTCGCCGGGAGGACGTCCGTCGAACCCCGCGAGCACCCCGTGCACCTCGGCCACGGACGTCTCGGCGGCGTCGGAACCCGTCGTTACCGGCGGGCTCGACCGGCGCTCGGGTGGGCCGCCCGAGCCCTTGATGGCCGGGAGTGACCATGAGGTAGGGTTGCCGCGCCAGTCAGCACGTGGAACGAGGAGGTGGGACCCATTACCGCTGTGTCAGGTCGGGTGCTCTCACCTCAACGCGGCGCGGTGTCTCGCCGATAGGCCACCGCGGGAGCGCCCTTCGGCCCACCGAAAGGCTCTCGGCTGTCATGCCACTTCTCGCCACCTCCTCTGTCGTCACGGCACTTCGCGCCGCCGGTTGCGTCTTCGCCGAGGACGAGGCGGAGTTGATCCTCACCACCGCCCGCACCCCGGACGAGGCCACCACCATGGTGGACCGGCGTGTCGCGGGCCTGCCCCTGGAACTCGTTCTCGGCTGGGCCGAGTTCGCGGGCCTGCGCATCACCGTGGAACCCGGCGTGTTCGTCCCCCGCCGTCGTACCGAGTTCCTCGTCGAGCAGGCTCTGGCCGCCGTCCCCGGCGCCTCGGTCGTCGTCGACCTGTGCTGCGGCTCCGGCGCGGTGGGCGCCGCCCTGG is drawn from Streptomyces bottropensis ATCC 25435 and contains these coding sequences:
- a CDS encoding EstA family serine hydrolase, yielding MSESQVRGHCEARFAAVRDAFEENFGERDELGAAVTVTLDGETVVDLWGGWADAARGRPWERDTVVNVWSTTKGATALCAHILADRGLLDLDAPVAVYWPEFAAAGKEGVLVRHLLSHRSGLAGPREPLTFEQLCDWELTVKRLAAQEPWWEPGTRSGYHAMTFGFLVGEVIRRVSGLRPGAFLAREVTGPLGIDFTIGLPQTQAARAAELVHPPAASSSEQAAVFAQLTPTALAALANPLVGATEANTHAWRAAEIPAANGHGSARAVAALYGVLALRGTWGGRQVLSPEAAERVREGQGACRDLVLGAGFGRDTEIGLGLWLSGPHGSYGPNPRAFGHDGYGGSCGLADPEAGVSLGYVMNRMGPHIADDPRKMALVEALYTAL
- a CDS encoding nuclear transport factor 2 family protein; translation: MDTAEAAGRFVGVWQRAWAAHDVEAILELYAPDCVHRSMPFREPHRGRDELAMYLRWSFTGERVDDVRFSDPVIGQDGVAVAEFRVLSEVDQEPQTLAGCVFVRFDAAGLAVETRDYWHLVPDRTEPARPLFLSGDPHR
- a CDS encoding acetylxylan esterase encodes the protein MALFDLPLDELRGYRSASTEPEDFDAFWAKTLQEAREHDLDARFEPVETHLKTVDVYDVTFSGFGGHPVKGWLALPTGADGPLPTVVEFIGYGGGRGLPHTHLLWASAGYAHFVMDTRGQGSAWGGGGDTPDPVAGAPAFPGFMTRGIDAPENYYYRRVYTDAVRAVEAARSHPLTDAARTAVAGSSQGGGISIAVGGLVPDLVAVAPDVPFLCDFPRSTTITDRDPYREIGKYLKTHRGRTEQVGHTLAYFDGVHFAARGRAAALFSAALEDQTCPPSTVFAAFNAWAEANKRIEVYDFNDHEGGGPYQEAVKLRWLAAQL
- a CDS encoding Rv1733c family protein is translated as MRGQVFGWRWRANPLRRRSDVVEAWTVLCVVLLLALGAPAAGLTVGRWAHADARAHATAERVALDRVSAVIVEKAPDSVPSAHDDKQPTFWVRARWTEPDGGSRTGEARVPAGAERGDRADVWLDDAGRSVEPPPTDTAVWQHALAMGTCATGGVVGVVLLGHVLVRRVATRHRLAEWEREWARTGPDWGHRWA
- a CDS encoding ferredoxin reductase codes for the protein MTETATNTAVTPPPGPAFTPPTRFAVPGRIAVSTRTASLWQRATLTEIRRETPSVATFRFAVPAWAGHLPGQHLMLRLRAGDGYTAQRHYSLASPPDDSGHIELTLDHVEGGEVSGWFHTEARPGDEVEVRGPLSGFFAWPGDRPALLVGAGSGVVPLMSMIRHHRARGLDVPLRLLVSARGPGDLIYAAEYGAETTAVFTRRAPEGMPVGRLSAAHVAPLLAERPAGGWEAYVCGSNAFAEHAARLLVEAGQPVDRIRIERFG
- a CDS encoding sulfite oxidase-like oxidoreductase — its product is MNVTRGFTGRPRVHHPGLPPGQYDAGDDWPVLSAEVTPDLTPADWTFRIDGLVARPRTWDWDEAHALPASLYEGDIHCVTSWSKFGVRFGGVSLDAFLDMVGPDVSATHAVAYAHSGYTTNLPLADLTGGRAWIAWEYDGKPLPAEHGGPARLLVPHLYFWKSAKWIAGLRLLDHDEPGFWEQNGYHARGNPWEEQRYSGD
- a CDS encoding GNAT family N-acetyltransferase, whose amino-acid sequence is MSEYASGSKGAGIVPHVLDNPALASLTGPHAHFAERRGRVLRYPLDVSPWLALPDDPGADDWADLAALAGPGAEVPVPAYTGGFPADWEVTFDLEGVQLVDDGIAAAPDDEAVRLGPADVPEMLDLVERTQPGPFLPRTVEMGTYLGIRRGGALVAMAGERLHPPGWTEISAVCTDPAFRGAGLATRLVLAVAHGIRERGETPFLHTAATNTTAIRLYESLGFRLRRTTRFMAARVPALDAGEERVGV